GCGAACCCTCACAGTGCAGCGGAATGGTCATTCAACCGCCAGCACTTAGCGCTGAAGGCTTGCGCATCCCTGCCATGACGCCCCCACCCGACAGGCGTCCTGGTCTGGCAACGCCTGGCGCGACGACTGGACACAATGCCGCGCTGGAGTAGACTTTCGCCGCCCTCCGCAATGGATGCACCCGAATGCTCGTCAGGAAGATTCCACTGATCCTTGCGTTAGCAACGATTGCCGCCTGCAGGCCGGCGCCACCGGATGCCGCAGCGTCAAAGGCGACTCCCCCCGCGGCCCGTACCGCCGCACGACCTTCAGACAAAGATGCTTCTCCCATGCAGGATGCAACCCAGGGTTCAACCCAACAGCTCCAGCCGCCCCGCCAGGACAGCGTGCTGTATTTCATCAGCAACGTCGATGGCGACGGCGCAACGTCCTACAAAGTCGCCAATGGCAGCTGGATCAATTACTGGTACGGCTTTCAATTCGAACTCGGCGGTACGCGTTACTACACCGGCTTCGCCTGGGAGACGCCCGAACTTCATGGCGCCGAGCGCGAGAATCATTACCCCGCGCCAGGCACCAAGGTGACCTTGGCCCACGCCACTTTCGTGACCAGCGAACCGGGAAGCAAAACGCCCTGGAAGCTGCTTGGGGCAGAACCCTACATTGGCGAGTTCGGCGGCATGGAACAGGGCAACACCGTCGACACGACACGTAAGCCACAGACCTTCGTCACCGACGACAGCCGCCTGGTGCTGGCCGTGCCGACCTGGAGCCTGCAGTCGGGCGTACGGATCCTTTCCTACGACGCACTCGTGTTCAACCCGAAGGAAACCGAGGACGTCAACGACAAGCATTGGACGTACATCGGCAATCTCCCGGCCGGTGAAGACAATGGTGCGAGTTGTGGAGAGGACGCGCCTGGAAAGATTCCCTGCATCAAGAACACCAGCACGCTTGAGTTTGTTCCACAGGCCGGGCTGCCCGCCTTGCAGGTAAAGGTCTCGGCCAACCCTCCGACGAACGCGGGTGACGAAACAGTCGTATACCGTTACGATGCGGCCCAGAAATCGTATTTGCCGACCCCTTGATACAGAACCAAAGGAATTGGTTCGGGCGGCGTACCGCTGCAGCCACGTGGCTGCAGCACTCAATCAAGGACCTTGAGCGATGCCGACGAATTATTCACGAGCCCAAGTGCTCGACATCATCGAACGCGAAGCGGCCGAGCGAAAGATCCCGCGTGACGACTTCCTGCGTTTTGCCCACGTAGAGACTGGCGGCGTCTTCGACGCGTTGGCCAGCCGCGGAGCCGGTGGTGCAAAAGGACTGTTTCAGTTCACGCCTCCGACCGCCGCACAATACGGGATCGCTGGACGCGAGCTGGATGCAGTGGTCAACACCGATGCAGCCGCGCGGCTGTATCTGGATAACCGGACGAGTCTGGTCGACCGGCACGAACGCGATGGCCGGCCCTACCTGTCGGGCAAACCTGCGCCTGACGGCCTGGACATGTATCTGGCGCATCAGCAAGGCGCCGGTGGTTACCGCTCTTTGCAGACCGCCATCGCCACCGGATCCTTTGGACTCGAAAGCACGCGCGCCAACATCCTCAACAATGTCGGCGAAAAAGAACTGAAATCCCTGACGGGTGTCGATTCGGCAACGTTCCGGCGCATGTCCGACAAGGACATGGCGCAGACGTTCGTGCAGTACTGGGATACGAAGATGGACCGTATCCGTATTCCTGAAAAAGGAATCGAGCCGGTTTCGGACAGACAGCAGGCACCGTCGCACTCTGCGCCAGCGCAGTCCGCACCTACCCAGCCAGAAAAAGCTGTAGCACAAGGCATCGCGCTCCATGCCGCCTACGACTTGACCCATAAGTACGATCACGTCAAGTACGGCCTTGCCGCAAAAGATCCCGATGAAGGCAGGGTCGATTGTTCTGGCTGGGTGGTCGAGATGCAGAACGCGACCATGGAGGAGATCAACAAGGGCGCCGGCAAGGCCATTTTCACCAAGGACGAAAAGTTCAGCCCTGGTTTCGACAGTGCATCCGAACTGCTGCGCAAGGCCGAACATCGCTCGGGCGTGCTGATCGAAGGCAAAAATGTCACTGCCCAGAACCTCAAAGAAGGCATGATCATCGGCGAGGACAATGGCCCACAGAGTTGGGACAAAGGACGCTACAAGGGCATCGACCACATCACCATGGTGGTACGCGACCCCAAGGATGGCGAGCTCAAGATCAGCCAATCGCGTGGCGGTGAGGGCGTCGAGCTCAGCTCGCTGGATTCTTACCTTGAACGCAAGCACGCCAAGGGCGTCAAGCTCTATGCCAGCGACCCGCTGTCCGAGGCACGCGAGTTACTGCAGGACCGCAGCCAGAGCAGACATCAGTCTCACGACGGCAACCCACACAAACCTGTGCATGCGCAGACGACCGCAGAGACATCCGGGGTACTGCGTGACAAGGCGCATGGCGCGGAGGTTCAGAAACTGCAGCAGACCTTGCAGCAGCTGGGCTACAAGGACGCCAATGGCAACGAACTCAAAGCCGACGGTACCTTTGGTCAACGGACGGCTGAAGCGGTCAAGGCATTCCAGCGTGCACGCGGACTGCAGGATGATGGCATCGTTGGCGGCGATACGTTCAAGGCATTGAAGCAGGCCGAGAAAGCGCCGTTGCTGTCGGAAAGGACCAATCCCGATCATCCGCTATACAACCAGGCCGTAAGCAAGCTGGAACAGCTGGGTCCGAATGCGTTCGCCGACCGTCGTGCACTGGAGAATGCAGCGGGCTCATTGGCCTTCGAAGCCAAGGCCAGCGGTTTGCAGCGCATCGATGCGGTGATGCAGAGCAAGGACGGCACCGGACTGTTCGCGGTACAGGGTCAGCCAAGCGATCCGGCGCACCAGCGGATCTATGCGGACAAGGCATCGGCTGCAGAACGCCCATTGGAACACACCAGCAATGCCGTACGGCAGGACGCGCAGTCGCAAACGCAAACATGGGTCCAAGAGCAGCAAGAGCAGCAACGCAGCCAGGCACGCGGCGGCGCCTGATAGATCTGCATTCCGGAAACCCGAACGGGCACTGATCGTTGGATCAGTGCCCGTTCGGGTTCAAGCATACGCTCACAGCGAAATTTTCCGGATCGCCGCAGGGATCTGATGTCCGTCGTTGAACGATCCCATGCTCAGTTGGAGGCCGCAACAGCCTCTTTGTCCGGAAACCATTGCGGCAAGCGCTCGGCGAATTTCGCTGCGCATTCATCGCTATAGGCTTGTGCGGCTTGTTTGACCAGCGCGTAGTCGTTTGCCTCCCACTCTTCCAGCGAGGCAGTGCGTGGCGTCGGTACACAGACCAGATGGACCGGGCTTGCCTTGCGCTTCAACAACCCACTCCGCTCTCCACCGATGCTGACGTTGTAACGCAACTCGTAGGGTGACGCGGTATCGCTCAGGCTCTGATAGACCAACACCCAATCGGACATGACCACCTGCAGCGGAAACGGATGAACCGGGATCGCGGACGGGTGGCCGCTGAAGTAGGCCTTCAGTTGCGCGTTGACCGCATCGCGTTGCAGTGCATATCCAGGATTGCCGATACTCTTGATCTTTTCACCTTTCAGCTGATCCTTGCTGAAGGATGAGGCCACTACGCCACGGGCAAACAAGCTGGCGGCAATCTGGACCCCAACCAAGGCACCGGTGTGGCCACGCCGCACCACCCGCAGCATTTCATCGCCATTGGGCTGACCGTTCGAACCCACGTTGAGCTGCGCCTGTAATGGCAGCTGCAACGCCCAATCTGCGGAGGGCATGAGCGCGCCTTCCAGGTTTCCAGTGGTCGAATCAGTCGATTCCGCGACCACCACCGTCCCCGCCTCGGCCGCCGTCGCATAGGCGGTTGCCGTGGAAAAATCTCCGCCTGCAAATGCAGGCACTGCTGCAGTGGCCTCCGCACTACGCGTCGGCGTGCAAAACGTGCCGGCGGCACGCATCTGCGCTTCATGGAAACCAATGCCATTGGTCTGGTGTACCACCGCATCCTTACCGTACTGCTCCACCAGCTTTGCGATCAATGCATCGGAAGGCGCCTGCTGTGCGCAGACCTCGGCGGCGGCGATGCGCGACCAGGTGAATTGCAGCGCAGGATCCCAACCCATTGCATCCTCGCCCACGAAACCGTGGTCGTAGTGATATGCATAGGTGACGGGATCGATCTCCTGCAGCGTCATTCCACCCTGGCCGGCATAGCCTGGCGGCACGTCCTGTGCAACGGCAAGCCCAGGCAGTGCCAACAGCACCGCCGCGATACACGTCTTCATGAATCCCCGTCCATATGGATGATGGCGATGCGCTGCATGTCCCCCATGCAGCGCATCGACGCGATGGTCATCGACTGCGCAGTGCCGTGATCGGCAGGGTAATGGCACCCCACCCGGCAGATCGGCCTGCCGGGGTAGTGTGCGCGAGACCGCTGGCAATCGCAGTCGGGGCGGCCCCCACGCATGTGTGGGGACCGCCCTTGCCCGACCTCAAACATCAGGCATGCAGGATCCCGCCAGCACCGGGCTGCCAACAACGCGGCGTGCGCAAGGCAGCGAGAATACGGACCAGTTCGCGATAACTGTCG
The window above is part of the Xanthomonas cassavae CFBP 4642 genome. Proteins encoded here:
- a CDS encoding peptidoglycan-binding protein, which gives rise to MLDIIEREAAERKIPRDDFLRFAHVETGGVFDALASRGAGGAKGLFQFTPPTAAQYGIAGRELDAVVNTDAAARLYLDNRTSLVDRHERDGRPYLSGKPAPDGLDMYLAHQQGAGGYRSLQTAIATGSFGLESTRANILNNVGEKELKSLTGVDSATFRRMSDKDMAQTFVQYWDTKMDRIRIPEKGIEPVSDRQQAPSHSAPAQSAPTQPEKAVAQGIALHAAYDLTHKYDHVKYGLAAKDPDEGRVDCSGWVVEMQNATMEEINKGAGKAIFTKDEKFSPGFDSASELLRKAEHRSGVLIEGKNVTAQNLKEGMIIGEDNGPQSWDKGRYKGIDHITMVVRDPKDGELKISQSRGGEGVELSSLDSYLERKHAKGVKLYASDPLSEARELLQDRSQSRHQSHDGNPHKPVHAQTTAETSGVLRDKAHGAEVQKLQQTLQQLGYKDANGNELKADGTFGQRTAEAVKAFQRARGLQDDGIVGGDTFKALKQAEKAPLLSERTNPDHPLYNQAVSKLEQLGPNAFADRRALENAAGSLAFEAKASGLQRIDAVMQSKDGTGLFAVQGQPSDPAHQRIYADKASAAERPLEHTSNAVRQDAQSQTQTWVQEQQEQQRSQARGGA